GATCATCATTTTTGTTCTTTACGGGGGAAGTTACGTGTACGTGAATTATATAAGGAAAAGAAGCAGACCACCCGGGAAAAAAGAGGGGAGAGAAATAAGAGAGGCAAGACGGCATCAGATTGTGGGGATATCGGAGTAATTCAACTGATAACTTTCTGATGTTTTTGCTACAATCTTAAACTCCACATCCGGGAAATCTCTTTTGCTGTTTTAATGTCAGTAGATTCTCACCATATCGATTTTCCCACAAAAAGGCACATTGTGGGTTGCTAAAGGGCTATTGCCAATACCCAGATCATACGAATTATTCTTTGTTCCTTTACTGTACTTTGCAGAATCAGCCGGTAAACCATTTATATACAGCCTGATAGTATCACCATTACATGTTACACAGATATAAGTCCACTCCCGTTCATCAAGACTGACTTTAGATTGCCAGATATAAGACCCGTAAAAAAATGCAGCGATTTTCCCTTCAAAGACAGTCAGTCCGTAATTGTATGGCTTATCAATAATATGGTGTATCCGTTCTGTTAACCCATTACAGTAGTTTTGTTTTCTTTCCAGTGTGTCGGAATCAAGTCTGAGATTTTATTTGCAGGGTAAGATGCTACCTTCGGCAAAATATCGTGAAAATAATCATAGGGGTTAATTCCATTAAGTTTACATGTTGCAACAAGGGAGTAAATAATTGCCATTCTCTTTGCCCCTTCAGGTGAACCGGCAAAGAGCCAGTTCTTTCTACC
This genomic window from Fibrobacter sp. contains:
- a CDS encoding LamG domain-containing protein — translated: MERKQNYCNGLTERIHHIIDKPYNYGLTVFEGKIAAFFYGSYIWQSKVSLDEREWTYICVTCNGDTIRLYINGLPADSAKYSKGTKNNSYDLGIGNSPLATHNVPFCGKIDMVRIY
- a CDS encoding transposase domain-containing protein; its protein translation is MAIIYSLVATCKLNGINPYDYFHDILPKVASYPANKISDLIPTHWKENKTTVMG